In one window of Streptomyces kaniharaensis DNA:
- a CDS encoding S41 family peptidase, translated as MTSTTSLPALDAVAVVESIADLVCENYVFPDAARQLAALLRRRSAEGSYRAESAEELAEAVTADLRSVNGDLHLALKYHAVPAPPEQGAAALAAMRREFDASLGGVPRVELLDGGVAVLEIAPKMFPLDWAAQPLTAALSLVAPARALILDLRRNTGGDPDTVAFICGYLLDGRTHLNTMLSRQGEVAEQSWTPPFVPGARFGASKPLYVLTSGNTFSAGEELAYDLQQLGRAEVVGEATRGGAHPREGWTVHPHLELSVPVARAVNPVSGTNWEGTGVRPDVPCDAEAALDRALPLAVARLT; from the coding sequence ATGACCTCCACCACATCACTGCCTGCGTTGGACGCCGTCGCCGTCGTCGAGTCGATAGCCGACCTGGTCTGCGAGAACTACGTCTTCCCCGATGCCGCCCGGCAACTGGCGGCCCTGCTGCGGCGCCGGAGTGCCGAGGGCTCCTACCGGGCCGAATCCGCCGAGGAGTTGGCCGAAGCGGTCACCGCCGATCTGCGGTCCGTCAACGGCGACCTGCACCTGGCCCTGAAGTACCACGCCGTGCCCGCGCCGCCGGAACAAGGCGCGGCGGCACTCGCCGCGATGCGGAGGGAATTCGACGCCTCCCTGGGCGGCGTTCCCCGGGTGGAGCTCCTCGACGGCGGCGTCGCCGTCCTGGAGATCGCACCCAAGATGTTCCCGCTGGACTGGGCGGCACAGCCGCTGACCGCGGCGCTCTCACTGGTGGCCCCCGCCCGCGCCCTCATCCTGGACCTGCGCCGCAACACCGGTGGCGATCCGGACACGGTCGCCTTCATCTGCGGCTACCTGCTCGACGGCCGCACCCACCTCAACACCATGCTCTCGCGGCAGGGAGAGGTGGCCGAGCAGTCCTGGACGCCCCCGTTCGTACCGGGTGCCCGCTTCGGCGCCAGCAAGCCGCTCTACGTGCTGACGAGCGGAAACACCTTCTCCGCGGGCGAGGAACTCGCCTACGACCTGCAGCAGCTCGGCCGCGCCGAGGTCGTCGGGGAGGCCACCCGGGGCGGCGCGCACCCGCGCGAGGGCTGGACGGTGCACCCGCACCTGGAACTCAGCGTGCCCGTCGCCCGCGCGGTCAACCCGGTCTCGGGCACCAACTGGGAGGGCACCGGCGTCCGGCCCGATGTGCCGTGCGACGCCGAGGCGGCGCTCGACCGCGCGCTGCCTCTGGCCGTGGCCCGCTTGACCTAG